The following coding sequences lie in one Arabidopsis thaliana chromosome 3, partial sequence genomic window:
- a CDS encoding peptidyl-prolyl cis-trans isomerase G (unknown protein; FUNCTIONS IN: molecular_function unknown; INVOLVED IN: biological_process unknown; LOCATED IN: endomembrane system; EXPRESSED IN: 24 plant structures; EXPRESSED DURING: 15 growth stages; BEST Arabidopsis thaliana protein match is: unknown protein (TAIR:AT5G22280.1); Has 82 Blast hits to 82 proteins in 13 species: Archae - 0; Bacteria - 0; Metazoa - 0; Fungi - 0; Plants - 82; Viruses - 0; Other Eukaryotes - 0 (source: NCBI BLink).), giving the protein MSKPVLLVCLLVILIVTSQFEWRQPLVELDTATSSSQKQQQISDREEAVKEKIIISQERHIQRLNELVRSLQLQLLQCKGENETQNATKSYHINKQFIEVERKQILEG; this is encoded by the exons ATGTCGAAACCGGTCCTGCTCGTGTGTCTACTAGTTATACTTATAGTTACCTCTCAGTTTGAATGGAGGCAACCACTTGTTGAGTTAGATACAGCCACTAGCTCGTCTCAGAAACAGCAGCAAATTTCAGATAGGGAAGAAGCTGTCAAAGAGAAG ATCATTATATCACAAGAGAGACATATCCAGAGGCTAAATGAGCTAGTCAGGAGTCTTCAATTGCAGTTGCTGCAATGCAAGGGAGAGAATGAGACCCAAAATGCCACCAAAAGCtatcatataaataaacaattcaTCGAGGTCGAAAGGAAACAAATCCTGGAAGGCTAA
- a CDS encoding peptidyl-prolyl cis-trans isomerase G: MSKPVLLVCLLVILIVTSQFEWRQPLVELDTATSSSQKQQQISDREEAVKEKMIVYFICS; encoded by the exons ATGTCGAAACCGGTCCTGCTCGTGTGTCTACTAGTTATACTTATAGTTACCTCTCAGTTTGAATGGAGGCAACCACTTGTTGAGTTAGATACAGCCACTAGCTCGTCTCAGAAACAGCAGCAAATTTCAGATAGGGAAGAAGCTGTCAAAGAGAAG ATGATTGTTTACTTCATCTGCTCGTAG